One window of Anaerolineae bacterium genomic DNA carries:
- a CDS encoding cation-translocating P-type ATPase: MKVSETHSLSIERVASEFETDLQRGLSDHESQSRLQKYGPNELMERPRPGFFKLLFDQFNNFLVIILVVAAAISLVLGEYIDASAIMAIVVLNATLGVVQESKAEQALAALKKMAAPNASVIRNGRQITIPARALIPGDIVVLDTGNYVPADVRLVESVNLKIEEAALTGESVPVNKNAQLVLEADIPLGDRTNSAFMGTIVTYGRGKGLVTATGMQTQIGLIAEMLQTYEDEATPLQLKLDQLGKWLGIIALTICAIIFVIGILRDTGLMVAFTEGIATYLRGNRHEIVELFLVAVSLAIAAVPEGLPAVVTICLALGMQRMIRRHALIRKLPAVETLGCATVICSDKTGTLTQNEMVVVRGWVDKKVFRVTGEGYNPVGEFFYVSDNTDKEQLFDPRTDMMVSFLLHGGLLCNDARLEEGAETEDRAWRIVGDPTEGALITAAGKARLSRLEVEKILPRVMEIPFDSERKRMTTIHQVETSNKQIPASIFGDRPLIAFVKGAPDIVLEYCASFVEDGQVQPLTEEKRQEILAANQDMARQALRVLGVACRPLAKLPAEPSPDIVEKDLVFIGLLGMIDPARPEVKEAVQVAKTAGLKSAMVTGDYRDTAVAIAREIGLLSPQGKVLTGAELDQISDEAFVDIVEQVEVYARVSPQHKVKIVEALKARHHIVAMTGDGVNDAPALQRANIGVAMGITGTDVSKETADMVLTDDNYASIVSAIEVGRVIYANIRKFVFYLLACNVGEILIIFFSMLGGLPIPFRPIHLLWLNLVTDGAPALALGLEEGEADIMKQKPRPTREPVINRDMAISIAAVSLADTVAILSVFLIALSRFPNQLLPAQTMAYTTLVCSELLRAYTSRSEHQSIFSIGIFTNRWMVLATSASMLLMLLVLYVPFLQPFFSTVPLSLGDWLVILPFMFIAPITAEVTKFFLRRKKGQTAAAMVG; encoded by the coding sequence ATGAAAGTCTCTGAAACCCACAGCCTTTCTATTGAGCGCGTAGCGAGTGAATTTGAGACCGACCTACAGCGCGGACTGAGCGATCATGAAAGCCAGTCCCGGCTGCAAAAATATGGTCCCAACGAGTTAATGGAACGCCCCCGCCCGGGTTTCTTTAAACTGCTTTTTGATCAGTTCAACAATTTTCTGGTTATTATTTTGGTTGTAGCCGCCGCCATCTCCCTGGTTCTGGGGGAATATATTGACGCCTCGGCGATTATGGCGATTGTGGTGTTGAATGCTACCCTGGGAGTCGTTCAGGAATCCAAAGCAGAGCAAGCCCTGGCCGCCCTGAAGAAAATGGCCGCGCCTAACGCCAGCGTCATCCGTAACGGCCGTCAGATCACGATTCCGGCCCGGGCCTTGATCCCCGGGGATATTGTGGTGCTGGACACAGGCAACTATGTTCCGGCAGACGTGCGCCTGGTGGAAAGCGTCAACCTGAAGATAGAGGAAGCGGCACTGACCGGAGAATCGGTGCCGGTAAACAAAAATGCCCAGTTGGTATTGGAAGCGGATATTCCCCTGGGGGATCGGACAAACTCAGCCTTTATGGGCACCATTGTCACCTATGGCCGGGGCAAGGGGCTGGTGACAGCCACAGGGATGCAAACTCAAATTGGACTTATTGCCGAGATGCTCCAAACTTATGAGGATGAAGCTACTCCCTTACAATTAAAACTGGATCAACTGGGTAAATGGCTGGGCATCATCGCTCTGACGATTTGTGCCATCATCTTTGTCATTGGCATTCTGCGCGATACCGGCTTGATGGTTGCCTTTACCGAAGGGATAGCCACTTACCTGAGAGGAAACAGGCATGAAATTGTCGAACTGTTTCTGGTTGCGGTAAGCTTGGCTATTGCGGCTGTGCCGGAGGGATTGCCGGCGGTAGTAACCATCTGTCTGGCTTTGGGCATGCAGCGGATGATCCGCCGCCATGCGCTAATTCGGAAACTGCCGGCCGTGGAAACGCTGGGTTGCGCTACGGTAATTTGCTCGGACAAGACCGGAACCTTGACCCAGAATGAGATGGTGGTGGTGAGGGGATGGGTGGATAAAAAGGTGTTCCGGGTGACAGGGGAGGGATACAATCCTGTTGGGGAATTCTTTTACGTTTCAGATAACACAGATAAAGAGCAACTCTTTGATCCTCGCACGGATATGATGGTTTCGTTTCTTTTGCACGGAGGGCTGTTGTGTAACGACGCCAGACTGGAAGAGGGGGCAGAAACAGAGGATCGCGCCTGGCGAATAGTCGGTGATCCAACCGAAGGGGCGCTGATAACGGCAGCGGGCAAGGCGAGACTGTCTCGGTTGGAAGTGGAAAAGATTTTACCCCGGGTAATGGAAATCCCCTTTGACTCAGAACGCAAGCGCATGACTACCATTCACCAAGTTGAAACGTCGAACAAACAAATTCCGGCCTCTATCTTTGGTGATAGGCCGCTGATTGCCTTTGTGAAAGGAGCGCCCGACATTGTGCTGGAGTATTGCGCCTCTTTTGTTGAAGATGGTCAGGTCCAACCTTTAACTGAAGAGAAACGTCAGGAGATATTGGCCGCCAATCAGGATATGGCTCGCCAGGCCCTGCGGGTGTTAGGTGTGGCCTGCCGGCCCTTAGCGAAATTACCGGCAGAACCTTCGCCGGATATTGTAGAAAAGGATTTAGTTTTTATTGGCCTGCTAGGAATGATTGACCCCGCCCGACCGGAAGTGAAAGAGGCAGTTCAGGTGGCCAAAACAGCCGGGCTAAAAAGCGCAATGGTAACCGGAGACTATCGGGATACAGCGGTGGCCATTGCCAGAGAAATTGGCTTGTTATCGCCGCAGGGGAAAGTGCTTACCGGGGCGGAACTGGATCAAATCAGCGATGAGGCGTTTGTGGACATTGTTGAGCAGGTAGAAGTTTATGCCCGGGTTTCACCCCAGCACAAGGTTAAAATTGTAGAGGCGCTCAAGGCGCGGCACCACATTGTGGCTATGACCGGGGATGGCGTAAACGACGCGCCTGCTTTGCAACGGGCCAATATTGGCGTGGCGATGGGCATTACCGGCACCGATGTCTCCAAAGAAACGGCAGACATGGTGCTGACCGATGACAACTATGCCAGCATTGTGTCGGCCATTGAAGTGGGCCGGGTGATCTATGCCAATATTCGTAAATTTGTGTTTTACCTGCTTGCCTGTAACGTGGGCGAAATTTTGATTATTTTCTTTTCTATGTTAGGGGGACTGCCCATTCCCTTCCGGCCCATTCATTTGCTCTGGCTGAATTTGGTCACCGATGGCGCGCCGGCGCTGGCGCTGGGACTGGAGGAGGGAGAGGCTGACATTATGAAGCAAAAGCCCCGCCCTACCCGGGAACCGGTCATCAACCGTGATATGGCTATTAGTATTGCTGCCGTCTCTCTGGCCGACACAGTTGCCATTTTGAGTGTTTTTTTGATCGCTCTGTCTCGTTTCCCCAACCAGCTTTTGCCAGCTCAAACGATGGCTTACACCACCCTGGTCTGTTCGGAACTCCTGCGAGCCTACACCTCTCGCTCTGAACATCAGTCAATATTTTCCATTGGTATTTTCACAAATCGCTGGATGGTGCTGGCTACATCTGCCTCAATGCTGTTGATGTTGTTAGTGCTCTACGTGCCGTTTCTACAACCATTCTTTAGCACGGTACCTCTAAGTTTAGGCGATTGGTTGGTGATACTACCGTTTATGTTTATCGCGCCTATTACCGCCGAGGTCACCAAGTTCTTTTTGCGACGAAAAAAAGGCCAAACAGCAGCGGCAATGGTAGGCTAA
- a CDS encoding glycosyltransferase family 39 protein gives MVKKDLPWLALVAFMLTWAISSLWWPFGHDQGIFAWVGDVILNGGTPYRDAWEVKGPAPHYVYALAQFLFGRTMWGIRLLDLCFLALGLAALWRIAGKLSNNTAARLAVALFTLWYAGGGYWMTAQPDGWAAMLLAVAVACLINKGEIIGLKSAAIAGTMIGLCCLVKPIYAGFLLLVVISPLSGSLFAPKIGLPQPLSPTDKKSSRLRFVWPVLVGIAFCGLVIAFTLAWFAYQGALADLLQIQFVFNGSVHRLAHAYGFLDHALLVLGFMQQGWVAITLLPAALGIAVLWSQQRPAAAVIITWTVLALLCVLVQEKYYPYHWLLFYGPLALAAGVGLAHLKGGWIQKNVVSASYQWFATATIALVLILALITPTQSILRWALRVNGYASWDTYYEGFGTYGWGDFSFKADQKVAQYLAARTTAQDPVLVWGFEVLVNYLSGRPSPTRFGYNYPLSRGRENVVEQAYRAEFMQALQANPPLYILILDQDVNNLMPKTSRQFLNDFPEFKSYLNNHYYLETTIEHFTLWRRQPTFVEMAGR, from the coding sequence ATGGTGAAGAAAGATTTACCCTGGTTAGCTTTAGTAGCCTTCATGCTTACCTGGGCCATTAGCTCGTTATGGTGGCCCTTTGGCCATGATCAAGGCATCTTTGCCTGGGTTGGCGATGTTATTCTGAACGGCGGCACACCCTATCGAGACGCTTGGGAGGTCAAAGGCCCTGCCCCGCATTATGTTTACGCCTTGGCTCAATTTTTATTTGGCCGAACCATGTGGGGGATCAGGCTGTTGGATCTCTGCTTTTTGGCGCTGGGTTTGGCCGCCCTGTGGCGGATTGCCGGCAAACTATCCAATAACACCGCCGCCCGTCTGGCCGTTGCTCTTTTTACCCTCTGGTATGCCGGCGGCGGCTATTGGATGACGGCTCAACCCGACGGTTGGGCGGCGATGCTGCTGGCTGTCGCTGTAGCCTGCCTCATAAATAAAGGAGAAATTATTGGCCTGAAGTCAGCCGCTATCGCCGGAACAATGATTGGGCTTTGTTGCCTGGTGAAACCTATCTATGCCGGTTTCCTTTTATTGGTTGTTATATCCCCTCTCTCCGGCTCACTATTTGCTCCAAAAATTGGACTGCCGCAACCCCTATCCCCTACCGACAAAAAATCTTCCCGGCTTCGTTTCGTCTGGCCTGTGTTGGTTGGGATCGCCTTTTGTGGTCTGGTTATTGCCTTCACCCTGGCCTGGTTTGCCTACCAGGGCGCGCTGGCCGACCTGCTGCAGATCCAATTTGTTTTCAACGGTTCGGTGCATCGCCTGGCGCATGCTTATGGTTTTCTGGACCATGCCTTGCTGGTGCTTGGCTTTATGCAGCAAGGTTGGGTAGCCATTACCTTGCTGCCCGCCGCGCTGGGGATCGCCGTCCTGTGGTCGCAACAACGGCCCGCTGCGGCCGTCATCATCACCTGGACTGTTCTGGCCCTGCTGTGTGTTTTGGTTCAAGAAAAATACTATCCTTATCATTGGTTGTTGTTTTATGGCCCCCTGGCTTTGGCGGCTGGTGTAGGTTTGGCGCACTTAAAAGGCGGGTGGATCCAAAAAAACGTAGTCTCAGCTTCTTATCAGTGGTTCGCCACTGCCACCATCGCCCTGGTTTTGATCCTGGCCTTGATAACCCCCACCCAGTCCATTTTGCGTTGGGCTTTGCGCGTTAATGGTTATGCTTCCTGGGACACCTATTATGAGGGTTTTGGCACCTACGGCTGGGGCGACTTCTCCTTCAAAGCCGACCAAAAAGTAGCTCAATACCTCGCCGCCCGCACCACGGCTCAAGACCCGGTGCTGGTTTGGGGTTTTGAGGTATTGGTTAACTATCTCAGCGGACGACCCTCTCCCACCCGGTTTGGCTATAACTATCCCCTTTCTCGCGGGCGCGAGAACGTAGTAGAGCAGGCGTACCGGGCCGAGTTCATGCAAGCCCTCCAAGCCAACCCTCCCCTCTACATCCTGATTTTGGACCAGGACGTCAATAATCTGATGCCCAAAACCTCCCGCCAATTTTTGAACGACTTCCCGGAATTCAAATCTTATCTCAACAACCACTACTACCTGGAAACAACCATCGAGCATTTCACCCTCTGGCGACGCCAACCCACCTTTGTTGAAATGGCAGGTAGATAA